A stretch of the Brachyhypopomus gauderio isolate BG-103 unplaced genomic scaffold, BGAUD_0.2 sc49, whole genome shotgun sequence genome encodes the following:
- the sema4aa gene encoding semaphorin-4A isoform X1: MTGVHGFWTFCIILGFLHLSQSGVTPRTSFLIGAPGRPLSQLNDVQNTSTLLLSPDAATLFVGGRDAVLSIDVSQSDGITLKNKFDWVAPEDCGRDSGVSNKICTNFVRILQFINSTHLYACASGPSRPLYTILTADSLNISKMPEQVKGHCPYREKERSTALVVDGKLFTATTSDYFGKTPVIGRYFSDNRNDLQLSDPKPLKDATFISSFFIPSEGKVLFFFREEGTEYKFINEFTVSRVAQVCIDDTGGKRVLQKQWTSFAKSHLVCQVEKQLPFAVLQDIVMVPPADDKTPENTVFYGTFSSQWALASGRSAVCAFTLADIKAAFSGNYQTYNVETGQWKEKSNTDATLGKCGLHNASDSTLTLVKKAFLTAKKVQAAVHMQGFTSTEVYSRITAQRVQAHNGYIYTILYLLSETGYLHKVVLLKDRYHIIEAIQVFKQPQITTTILLSITKGVVFVGSSEGVIRVPVSNCSFYSSCAECVLTQDPFCGWDPADKACVPVSNMKSTLSQDVENGNVTEQCENLDNTALVPKEVYAHADQLVLLPCAPRSSLDHVSWRFSNHSVVPLSPYLQQREDNLLILVTPRTALEFHCVSEQQGLQETLAIYSVKAQVPAHSLSSSHTSLHPEYTPSSCLPLTHTKSYYDELLAVSGLLAVCLCLLAAATVCWWRRSHTAGHEQITN; encoded by the exons ATGACGGGTGTTCATGGATTCTGGACTTTCTGTATCATTTTAGGGTTCCTGCATCTCTCACAAAGCGGCGTCACTCCAAGGACCTCCTTTCTTATCG GAGCTCCAGGCCGCCCCCTCTCTCAACTCAACGATGTTCAAAACACCAGCACGCTGCTGCTGAGCCCAGACGCTGCCACGCTGTTCGTCGGGGGTCGTGATGCTGTGCTGTCCATCGACGTCAGTCAGTCTGATGGCATCACACTTAAGAACAAG TTTGACTGGGTAGCACCAGAAGACTGTGGACGTGACTCTGGAGTGTCCAACAAG ATTTGTACAAACTTCGTCCGGATTTTGCAGTTCATCAACTCGACTCATTTGTATGCTTGTGCGTCGGGGCCTTCAAGACCACTCTACACAATCCTA ACTGCAGATTCTTTGAACATCAGCAAAATGCcagagcaggtcaaaggtcactgcCCCTACCGTGAGAAAGAGAGGAGCACAGCTCTTGTTGTGG ATGGAAAACTGTTTACTGCCACAACAAGTGACTATTTTGGAAAGACACCTGTCATCGGACGTTATTTTAGCGACAACAGAAATGACCTACAACTTTCAGATCCTAAACCCCTCAAAG aTGCTACTTTCATCAGCTCCTTCTTCATCCCCAGCGAGGGGAAGGTGCTGTTTTTCTTCAGGGAAGAAGGAACCGAGTACAAATTCATCAATGAATTCACTGTGTCGCGTGTGGCCCAAGTCTGTATA GATGACACAGGAGGCAAGCGGGTCCTTCAGAAGCAATGGACATCGTTTGCCAAGTCTCACCTCGTATGCCAGGTGGAGAAGCAGTTACCTTTCGCTGTGCTCCAGGACATCGTAATGGTGCCACCTGCTGACGACAAAACCCCTGAGAACACAGTGTTCTATGGCACCTTCAGCTCTCAGTG GGCCTTAGCGTCTGGTCGGTCTGCAGTCTGTGCCTTTACGTTAGCAGACATTAAAGCAGCATTCTCAGGAAATTATCAAACCTATAATGTGGAAACTGGTCAATGGAAAGAAAAATCTAACACAGACGCCACGTTGGGCAAA TGTGGGTTACACAATGCCAGTGACAGCACACTGACCCTGGTGAAGAAAGCCTTCCTAACAGCTAAGAAAGTGCAGGCAGCGGTGCATATGCAGGGTTTTACATCCACAGAGGTGTACAGCCGCATCACAGCACAAAGAGTCCAGGCTCATAACGGCTACATCTACACCATCCTCTACCTGCTTAGCG AGACTGGATATCTTCACAAAGTTGTCTTGCTAAAAGACAGATATCACATCATTGAAGCaatccaggtcttcaaacaaccacagatcaccacaaccatccttctctccatcaccaag GGCGTGGTGTTTGTGGGGTCCTCTGAAGGTGTGATTAGAGTGCCTGTCTCAAACTGCTCCTTCTACTCAAGCTGTGCAGAGTGTGTGTTGACTCAGGACCCATTCTGTGGCTGGGACCCAGCGGACAAAGCCTGTGTCCCAGTGTCCAACATGAAATCTACTTT ATCCCAGGATGTAGAAAATGGCAATGTCACAGAACAGTGTGAAAACTTGGACAACACAGCACTTGTCCCCA AGGAGGTCTACGCCCATGCAGACCAGCTGGTCCTGCTCCCGTGCGCTCCACGCTCCAGTCTGGACCACGTTAGCTGGAGGTTCTCCAATCACAGCGTGGTGCCTCTGTCCCCCTACCTGCAGCAGCGAGAAGACAACCTGCTCATCCTCGTCACGCCCAGAACTGCTTTGGAGTTCCACTGTGTTTCTGAACAGCAGGGTCTCCAGGAAACGCTGGCCATTTACTCTGTGAAAGCACAAGTTCCTGCTCACTCCCTGAGTTCCTCACACACCTCGCTGCACCCTGAATACACACCGAGTAGCTGCCtgcctcttacacacacaaagagctACTATGATGAGCTGCTAGCTGTTTCCGGTCTGCTGGCTGTATGTCTGTGCTTGCTCGCTGCTGCCACAGTGTGTTGGTGGAGACGGAGTCACACTGCTGGCCATGAGCAGATTACCAACTAA
- the sema4aa gene encoding semaphorin-4A isoform X2 yields the protein MAPMLGAPGRPLSQLNDVQNTSTLLLSPDAATLFVGGRDAVLSIDVSQSDGITLKNKFDWVAPEDCGRDSGVSNKICTNFVRILQFINSTHLYACASGPSRPLYTILTADSLNISKMPEQVKGHCPYREKERSTALVVDGKLFTATTSDYFGKTPVIGRYFSDNRNDLQLSDPKPLKDATFISSFFIPSEGKVLFFFREEGTEYKFINEFTVSRVAQVCIDDTGGKRVLQKQWTSFAKSHLVCQVEKQLPFAVLQDIVMVPPADDKTPENTVFYGTFSSQWALASGRSAVCAFTLADIKAAFSGNYQTYNVETGQWKEKSNTDATLGKCGLHNASDSTLTLVKKAFLTAKKVQAAVHMQGFTSTEVYSRITAQRVQAHNGYIYTILYLLSETGYLHKVVLLKDRYHIIEAIQVFKQPQITTTILLSITKGVVFVGSSEGVIRVPVSNCSFYSSCAECVLTQDPFCGWDPADKACVPVSNMKSTLSQDVENGNVTEQCENLDNTALVPKEVYAHADQLVLLPCAPRSSLDHVSWRFSNHSVVPLSPYLQQREDNLLILVTPRTALEFHCVSEQQGLQETLAIYSVKAQVPAHSLSSSHTSLHPEYTPSSCLPLTHTKSYYDELLAVSGLLAVCLCLLAAATVCWWRRSHTAGHEQITN from the exons ATGGCACCCATGCTTG GAGCTCCAGGCCGCCCCCTCTCTCAACTCAACGATGTTCAAAACACCAGCACGCTGCTGCTGAGCCCAGACGCTGCCACGCTGTTCGTCGGGGGTCGTGATGCTGTGCTGTCCATCGACGTCAGTCAGTCTGATGGCATCACACTTAAGAACAAG TTTGACTGGGTAGCACCAGAAGACTGTGGACGTGACTCTGGAGTGTCCAACAAG ATTTGTACAAACTTCGTCCGGATTTTGCAGTTCATCAACTCGACTCATTTGTATGCTTGTGCGTCGGGGCCTTCAAGACCACTCTACACAATCCTA ACTGCAGATTCTTTGAACATCAGCAAAATGCcagagcaggtcaaaggtcactgcCCCTACCGTGAGAAAGAGAGGAGCACAGCTCTTGTTGTGG ATGGAAAACTGTTTACTGCCACAACAAGTGACTATTTTGGAAAGACACCTGTCATCGGACGTTATTTTAGCGACAACAGAAATGACCTACAACTTTCAGATCCTAAACCCCTCAAAG aTGCTACTTTCATCAGCTCCTTCTTCATCCCCAGCGAGGGGAAGGTGCTGTTTTTCTTCAGGGAAGAAGGAACCGAGTACAAATTCATCAATGAATTCACTGTGTCGCGTGTGGCCCAAGTCTGTATA GATGACACAGGAGGCAAGCGGGTCCTTCAGAAGCAATGGACATCGTTTGCCAAGTCTCACCTCGTATGCCAGGTGGAGAAGCAGTTACCTTTCGCTGTGCTCCAGGACATCGTAATGGTGCCACCTGCTGACGACAAAACCCCTGAGAACACAGTGTTCTATGGCACCTTCAGCTCTCAGTG GGCCTTAGCGTCTGGTCGGTCTGCAGTCTGTGCCTTTACGTTAGCAGACATTAAAGCAGCATTCTCAGGAAATTATCAAACCTATAATGTGGAAACTGGTCAATGGAAAGAAAAATCTAACACAGACGCCACGTTGGGCAAA TGTGGGTTACACAATGCCAGTGACAGCACACTGACCCTGGTGAAGAAAGCCTTCCTAACAGCTAAGAAAGTGCAGGCAGCGGTGCATATGCAGGGTTTTACATCCACAGAGGTGTACAGCCGCATCACAGCACAAAGAGTCCAGGCTCATAACGGCTACATCTACACCATCCTCTACCTGCTTAGCG AGACTGGATATCTTCACAAAGTTGTCTTGCTAAAAGACAGATATCACATCATTGAAGCaatccaggtcttcaaacaaccacagatcaccacaaccatccttctctccatcaccaag GGCGTGGTGTTTGTGGGGTCCTCTGAAGGTGTGATTAGAGTGCCTGTCTCAAACTGCTCCTTCTACTCAAGCTGTGCAGAGTGTGTGTTGACTCAGGACCCATTCTGTGGCTGGGACCCAGCGGACAAAGCCTGTGTCCCAGTGTCCAACATGAAATCTACTTT ATCCCAGGATGTAGAAAATGGCAATGTCACAGAACAGTGTGAAAACTTGGACAACACAGCACTTGTCCCCA AGGAGGTCTACGCCCATGCAGACCAGCTGGTCCTGCTCCCGTGCGCTCCACGCTCCAGTCTGGACCACGTTAGCTGGAGGTTCTCCAATCACAGCGTGGTGCCTCTGTCCCCCTACCTGCAGCAGCGAGAAGACAACCTGCTCATCCTCGTCACGCCCAGAACTGCTTTGGAGTTCCACTGTGTTTCTGAACAGCAGGGTCTCCAGGAAACGCTGGCCATTTACTCTGTGAAAGCACAAGTTCCTGCTCACTCCCTGAGTTCCTCACACACCTCGCTGCACCCTGAATACACACCGAGTAGCTGCCtgcctcttacacacacaaagagctACTATGATGAGCTGCTAGCTGTTTCCGGTCTGCTGGCTGTATGTCTGTGCTTGCTCGCTGCTGCCACAGTGTGTTGGTGGAGACGGAGTCACACTGCTGGCCATGAGCAGATTACCAACTAA